Below is a genomic region from Balaenoptera ricei isolate mBalRic1 chromosome 3, mBalRic1.hap2, whole genome shotgun sequence.
GAGGCATTCTTTATCTCTGTTACCACGTTTTTCACTTTTAGTATtacatttcagttctttcttacaGTTTCCATCACCCTGTTGCACTTTCTagtattaatttttatctttttcctttctagCTAGCTGCCATATAGGGCAAGATTTGAATTTTGTTAGTTTCTTCTTATGCCTCTTTTAGGTTTGGAAAAGCCTTTTGGCCCAGAACTCACTAAGAACTATTCCAAAATAGAAGGACATAAGGAATGCACTCAAACTAGCTTGGCCTGAAAGTAGGAAGTGAGAAGAGAGTTATAGACCAGTTGCATTGAGGAATGAAGAGCTGCTGTGTGTATTCACCAATCTAATTGACTTGCCCAGGGTAAGTGGTCATCTAaatctgttcttttcttccttatctaTTTAACAAGACCATCAATGTAACTACTGTTTTACTCTTGTTCAGTGGGATGACCAGCTATAGCCCTTTTATCCTAAACAAAATTAACGTGGGTTACTTTTACAAATATTGTGTTCTTGAATAGGTCATGGGTCCTGGAGTATGGCATCTTGGCAATATTAGGCTTATAGAACCTCACGAGGGCTTATCTTTCTGTCACTTCTGAGACAGGAAACTACCTGAGTCCTTTGTCTAATATATTTTATCTCTTATTGGCCACAGTCAtaaatttgtttgttcatttattatttccttcattcaaaCATTTTGTAAGCATGCTATCTCAGAGTTACCATACATTGTTGATGATTACAATGATGAACAAGATGTCCTTTCCTCCTGGACCTGGAGAGACTTTTCCTTAACTAATACAAAAGTATGGTTAGTACTGTAATGGAGGCATGAAGTGCTATGAGACACAGATTCATTTGGGCTGGGGTCAGTGCTTTGAAGAAGAGATAGCATTTTAACTGGGTTTTAAAAATGATTGGGGTCTTGATAGAGAGTTGGATGGCCATTCTAAGCTAAGCAAACAGCCAACGCAAAGCCACTGATTTGTGAAATATTTGGCAGTTTACACTCTGTTCCTCTGaaggtctgtttctttttccttctcttttactcTTATTACAAGACTTATTTTTTGTTGTCCCTCCtgtctttttgcttatttttacctTCTTTGTTTTCCTGTAGTTCTTAGTGGTAGGTCTTATGGCAGTAGTTTTATAGTTTAGGACCCAGAGATGCAGGATCACCTGGATCTCCTCCTAGTTGAAGTGTTGGGCAACATTATTCCTCCATTCAGCTTATGTTTTAGAGTGTATACTTAGGATAGTAAAGCGAATCTTTCTTTGCACGAATATAGATCCTGCCCATAGAGCAGACATGACTCTATACTAGAACAAAGTAGAATAGAACAAAACCTTTCAGAGATCAGACACTTGCCCCATCAGCCTACTCCATGCTGTTGATGTTTGTTTCCTTCAACAGTCTCTTATcagcttctctcttttctttcctaccAAACCAGAGCACGTTGTTCAAAGACACAAATGCATTCtgtgctagtttttttttttttttctcaaaacataTCTTTACTCTGTCActcacattttctttctgtttattttcaacAACTAGTAGGTTATCTTAAAAGGGACCCAcccactgaaaaaacaaaaacaaaaacaaaaaaaacatctTCCTTGTTTCAGGGACTTTTGCAGGTAAGGTAGGTGTCAAGGTTTGAGACCAGATCCTCTTTTGCAGTATTCGTGggagtgaaaaatctgaaaataagacTGTTAGTAGCATATAGAAAGGAGGAGACAGGCTACCCCAATACCGtttctggagaaaaaaatttcaggGGGAGCCAGGCAGAGATGGAGAAGAATCCTTGATAGTTTATACTTTTGGGAAGTCCTGTACTCAGTGAGTTATTTGCTTTAACTTGGTCTGATTCTTTTTTCCTGGATCAAGACAAATGAGGCTCAACTAAGGAAAGTGAATATAAGATACTACCCCCAAGTGAACTTCTCTTAACTCTCATGAATGGCAAGTAGGACTGTTAAAATGTGTGAGTACTGAGAATTACTTAATCAGTTAACCCTCGTATTTTCTCTGGGGTAGGAGGCTGAAACATCTATCTCCAGAAAtgtctttgaaaaataaagagcaaGATGACCAATACAGTCCGCCATCTAGGATCCATCTGGAGCATGAAGAGGAATCATGTAATGACTTCCAGCAATTTGAGACCAATGATCAATGCAGACCTTATCCTAGGATCCATTTGGAGCCTCAAGAGAAACCGGATACTAACTTCAAGCAATTTGTCATCAAAAAACTAGAGAAGAGTTGCCAGTGCAGTTCAACCAAAGCCAGAAATATCATTTTTGGCTTCCTTCCTGTTTTGCAGTGGCTCCCAAAATATAatctgaagaaaaacattttaggaGATGTGATGTCTGGCTTGATTGTGGGCATCTTATTGGTGCCTCAATCCATTGCTTATTCTCTCCTGGCTGGCCAAGAACCTGTCTATGGTCTGTACACATCTTTTTTTGCCAGCTTCATTTATTTCCTATTGGGTACCTCCCGTCACATTTCTGTGGGCATTTTTGGAGTACTGTGCCTTATGATTGGTGAAGTAGTTGACCGAGAACTATACAAAGCTGGctatgacactgcccatgttgctCCTTCTTTAGGAGTGGTTTCAAATGAGAGCACATTATTAAGCCAGACATCAGGCAAGATATGTGACAAAAGCTGCTATGCAATTATAGTTGGCAGCACTGTAACCTTTATGGCTGGAGTTTATCAGGTAAGAAACAGTGGAATAAGTGGTTGTTTCTGGCAAAAGAAATTACTATGCATGAAATCTCAGATCTGTAAGGGAACTTAGCAATCATAATAATtaaagctatcatttattgaacgCTCAGGATatggaagaggtagagccaaaaTTTAAACCCTGGTTTGACTCCACAGGTAAGATAAggctgcttctattttctcaacCCTAGGCAGCCTCTTAACCAATGAATTTCAGTCAGCCAGAATTTAATTATTTGATTGTAAAAATTCAGACCAGAAGGGGACCTCAGACCACCTAGTACAACTTCTTAATTTTGTATGTCGAGAACTATCAGATTTGCTTGATGTTATTTGTGGTTGGTTATTGGCGGAGTCAGCACTAGCAGGGAAGAGGGCAATAGAATGGGGGTTGGGAGAGGAAGAGTGCAAGAGTTTTTCAAACTACAGATGACTTCCCCCCTTGTTTTAGAATTGCTGCTCTAATGAGTGACTCTCACTAAAGATAGTAGTTTTCTTGGACTGCTGGGAAGGGAAGAAGTTGGGGACCACTATTTCATGCTATCAGCCAGGAGaaggattagaaatgaaattcTTTTGGGTCTCCCATAGAATCCACTAATCTGCCATTTTCATTATGCCTCTGCCTTTTGGCATTCAGGAGTCAGTGCCAACATTAAACCTCTTCTCTGTTACAGACATGTGGAACCAATATAGGAGGGGGAAGAGTAGCTCACTTTATTAGGTGCTTGgacagaaggagagggagaaggggctgGTGTGCAGAAGAGTTGTGCTCCTCAgagttcatttttgcttttttgttagtATGCCTCACCGAGAACGAGGAAGGGTGAATAGAATTCTGAGAAATTattgggaagaggaaaaagaaagaaataaaatgttatatcttTGAGGATATATAATTAACATGGGAGGCAGTATAGCGTAAGCACATATGCATTGGCTGAAAATAGTTTCTCAGTTTGAAGTTAGATTAAAGAattctataataatttttaaagtgtgattctATTTTGATGTGaatctagttttttgttttatcagtTAAAACTTTACTTTTACGGTAATGATacgtaatttaaagaaaaatacatgttttttaaattagaatttttccaacttgtgtttTTATGATTTCTcatggatccttttttttttttaacatctttttttttttaagcagatgttcatttttaattattatttatttatttattttatttttttggctgtgttgggtcttcgtttctgtgcgagggctttctccagttgtggcaagcgggggccactcttcattgcggtgcgcgggcctctcactatcacggcctctcttgttgcggagcacaggctccagacgcgcaggctcagtagttgtggctcacgggcctagttgctccacggcatgtcggatcttcccaaaccagggcttgaacccatgtcccctgcatcggcaggcagattctcaaccactgcgccaccagggaagccctctcatggATCCTtgagaaattttttctttttcaaagcgaTCTGAACCTTATTCAAGTTTAAGAAACATTGTGCAAGAAGGTAGGAATCCTAAGCTCTTGTCTGGGCTAGTCAGTAacactgtgaccttgggcaagttgcttagccCTCTGAGTGTCAGTAAAATGAGCCCTCTCTTTGTAAAATGAGAGGATTGATAAAtgattgtggttttttttctagCTCTGACATTCTGTGGTGCTCTGATGGTATGTCTCCACACAAAGAAATACCAGGGGAATACAGGATTTAGAAGctcttttccatttatatttaacacTTGTATATCCTTCCTTCCAGGTAGCGATGGGCTTCTTTCAAGTGGGCTTTGTTTCAGTCTACCTCTCAGATGCCTTGCTGAGTGGATTTGTCACTGGTGCCTCCTTCACAGTTCTTACATCTCAGGCCAAGTATCTCCTTGGACTCAGCCTTCCTCGGAGTAGTGGCGTGGGATCACTCATCACTACTTGGATACATATCTTCAGAAACATCCATAAGACCAATATCTGTGATCTCATCACCAGCCTTTTGTGCCTTTTGGTTCTTTTGCCAACCAAAGAACTCAATGAGCGCTTCAAGTCCAAACTTAAGGCACCTATTCCTACTGAACTCTTTGTTGTTGTGGTAGCCACATTAGCCTCTCATTTTGGAAAACTAAATGAGAAATACAATACCAGTATTGCTGGACATATTCCCACTGGGTTTATGCCACCCAAAGCACCGGACTGGAACTTAATTCCTAATGTGGCTGTAGATGCAATAGCTATTTCTATCATTGGGTTCGCTATTACTGTATCACTTTCTGAGATGTTTGCCAAGAAACATGGCTACACAGTCAAAGCTAATCAGGAAATGTATGCCATCGGCTTTTGCAAtatcattccttccttcttccactgCTTTGCTACTAGTGCAGCTCTTGCAAAGACATTGGTTAAAGAATCCACAGGCTGTCAAAGTCAGCTTTCTGGTGTGGTGACAGCTCTGGTTCTTTTGTTGGTCCTCTTGGTAATAGCTCCTTTATTCTATTCCCTTCAGAAAAGTGTCCTTGGTGTTATCACTATTGTAAATCTCCGGGGAGCCCTACGTAAATTTAAGGATCTGCCCGAGATGTGGAGGATTAGCAGAATGGATACAGTTATCTGGTTTGTTACTATGCTGTCCTCTGCACTGATAAGTACTGAAATAGGCCTGCTTGTTGGGGTTTGTTTTTCTATGTTTTGTGTCATCCTCCGCACTCAGAAGCCAACGACTTCATTGCTTGGTGTGGTGGAAGAGTCTGAAATCTTTGAATCCATGTCTACCTATAAGAACCTTCAGGCTAAGTCAGGCATCAAGATTTTCCGCTTTGTAGCCCCTCTCTACTACATaaacaaagaatattttaaatcttcCTTATACAAAAAAACTCTCAACCCAGTCTTAGTAAAGGCAGCTCAGAAGAAGGCAGCAAAGAAAAAGATCAAAAAGGAAACAGCAACTCTCAGTGGAATCCAGGATGATGTTTCAGTGCAACTTTCCCATGATCCCTTAGAGTTCCATACCATAGTGGTTGACTGTAGTGCAATGCAGTTTTTAGATACAGCAGGGATCCATACACTGAAAGAAGTTCGCAGAGATTATGAAGCCATTGGCATCCAGGTTCTGCTGGCTCAGTGCAACCCCTCTGTGAGGGATTCCCTGGCCCGGGGAGAGTATtgcaaaaaggaagaagaaaaccttCTCTTTTATAGTGTATATGAAGCAATGACTTTTGCAGAAGACTCTCAAAATCAGAAGGATATATATGTTCCCAATGGTCTGAGTTTTTCCAGTGACTGATTGAGAAAGTAAATAGAAGGAAGAATACTGTCTAGCCCCAGAGGTTAAAATTTCAAGTTCTTTAACATTTTATACTGTGGAACTGGAAATTGTTGCACACTAGAAATTTTAACCTTTTGGCTCGACAGAATTCTTCCTTTGAAGCTGATGGCCTTTGTAGATACACAGATGGCAGCAGAGCTTTTAGttaggcagaatcaaaaagaagaaaatattgtggTTTTCAGCTTTCTTGCAAATATGAGATATTCTTGgaattaaataaatatctattgaattgAACTGTAAAGTAGCCCCAAAACTTAATTACCATCCTGTTTTAGGAGATTTGCATCTGGACTGTTCCTTCTCCAGTAGGTAAAGGGGTAAAGCTGGCATTTACATGAGAAGTGCTGGAGCCTGTTTGGCATGGCTCTTTGGAGAGGGAGTAGAAAGGAAGTAGGGAGAGAATGTTGTGTCTGCTCTCCTAACAGCAGGTCAAGAGGCTTCTGGGGTGCGGGGTAGTAACTAGACAAGCTTGTTCTCACTTGTAATTCTCTATTCCCTGTCTTTGCCCCCCAGATGGCAGTTGGATCTCTGGCTTTTAATAAGAGAGCAGCATTCCTCTCAGGCACAGTCTTATCAGGAGTCTGATGGCTGAGCAGGTTTGTGAAATCCTACCAGCTAGCCCCATATTATACAGAATGCTCTTGGTGATACATTTGATGTTTTTAGTCAGCCTTTTTGTTTAGGGTAAGTAGGTAAGAAAAAAAGAGCTCTTCATAATCAGCCAACATAATGAGAATCCTCTCTGTCTCTTCTGTGATCCCTATCTGTCCCTGTTTCTGAGTATTTCTCTACCATTAAGTTCTGTTTTAACTTTCAGTCATTTAGTGTGTTACCCATGGAATCTGTCCTAAACTGCTATGTCTGATTACCAGTGAGTGACAAGTTTGCCAGATAAAAGGCAAAATGCGAACTCAGCAATTTTATGTAGTCTTTTAAATGAGCTTGAGGCAAACTGTTCAGGACAAATTACAAAAAGGAATGATTGACAGCTTCCCTTAAGACTTTTATTtagcagtgaatttttttttctttcccattgtaTTTTAGCAAGGGTCAGCTGGAAATTGACAGTCTTTCTCATATTTGAGAAGCAGCTGTTCATCTTTACTCTGCAAGAAAAATTTATTATAACCAATGGAAAAGAATGCATAGAA
It encodes:
- the SLC26A2 gene encoding sulfate transporter, with amino-acid sequence MSLKNKEQDDQYSPPSRIHLEHEEESCNDFQQFETNDQCRPYPRIHLEPQEKPDTNFKQFVIKKLEKSCQCSSTKARNIIFGFLPVLQWLPKYNLKKNILGDVMSGLIVGILLVPQSIAYSLLAGQEPVYGLYTSFFASFIYFLLGTSRHISVGIFGVLCLMIGEVVDRELYKAGYDTAHVAPSLGVVSNESTLLSQTSGKICDKSCYAIIVGSTVTFMAGVYQVAMGFFQVGFVSVYLSDALLSGFVTGASFTVLTSQAKYLLGLSLPRSSGVGSLITTWIHIFRNIHKTNICDLITSLLCLLVLLPTKELNERFKSKLKAPIPTELFVVVVATLASHFGKLNEKYNTSIAGHIPTGFMPPKAPDWNLIPNVAVDAIAISIIGFAITVSLSEMFAKKHGYTVKANQEMYAIGFCNIIPSFFHCFATSAALAKTLVKESTGCQSQLSGVVTALVLLLVLLVIAPLFYSLQKSVLGVITIVNLRGALRKFKDLPEMWRISRMDTVIWFVTMLSSALISTEIGLLVGVCFSMFCVILRTQKPTTSLLGVVEESEIFESMSTYKNLQAKSGIKIFRFVAPLYYINKEYFKSSLYKKTLNPVLVKAAQKKAAKKKIKKETATLSGIQDDVSVQLSHDPLEFHTIVVDCSAMQFLDTAGIHTLKEVRRDYEAIGIQVLLAQCNPSVRDSLARGEYCKKEEENLLFYSVYEAMTFAEDSQNQKDIYVPNGLSFSSD